Proteins encoded within one genomic window of Cucumis sativus cultivar 9930 chromosome 3, Cucumber_9930_V3, whole genome shotgun sequence:
- the LOC101204878 gene encoding protein TIC 20-v, chloroplastic: MAFLILNLSPKTPHSPFFPSLSNPKTTTLNFTTTLPRRWLARPRILTVRSTGDDNNNNSADAPDRLISAICYFYPFFDGVQYGKYVITQYTPFQVLIQPLVPAIRVFKSFPLNSFLVFLTLYFVVVRNPNFSRYVRFNIMQAIVLDVLLIFPDLLERSFNPRGGLGLDLVMSLDSTVFLFLLICLIYGSSSCLLGQIPRLPIVADAADRQVM; this comes from the coding sequence ATGGCGTTTCTTATCTTAAATCTCTCTCCCAAAACCCCCCATTCTCCCTTCTTCCCCTCTCTCTCAAACCCCAAAACAACCACTCTCAATTTCACCACCACTCTCCCACGCCGATGGCTAGCCCGACCACGCATCCTCACCGTCCGGTCCACCGGCGAcgacaacaacaacaactcTGCCGATGCCCCCGACCGCCTCATCTCCGCCATCTGCTACTTCTACCCCTTCTTCGACGGCGTCCAGTACGGCAAGTACGTTATCACTCAGTACACTCCATTTCAGGTTCTGATTCAACCTTTAGTTCCGGCGATTCGTGTTTTCAAGAGCTTTCCATTGAATAGCTTTTTGGTGTTTTTAACTCTTTACTTCGTCGTGGTTAGAAACCCTAATTTCAGTCGGTATGTTAGATTCAATATTATGCAAGCCATTGTTCTCGACGTGCTTCTGATTTTCCCTGATCTTTTGGAGAGGAGCTTTAATCCTAGAGGGGGACTAGGGTTGGATTTAGTGATGAGTTTGGATAGTACTgtgttcttgtttcttttgatttgtttgatttatgggTCTTCTTCTTGCTTGTTGGGTCAGATCCCTAGATTGCCCATTGTTGCTGATGCTGCTGATAGACAAGTTAtgtga
- the LOC101210545 gene encoding inactive beta-amylase 4, chloroplastic: MAETAALLSRYPQLGSCFSKQVRFQKINNLHSFSTTPFFSNHFLDRRLFTSSNNNCIISMDAREKSSRKIVNSKRHKIVPVYVMLPVDIFERGPSGIVTLTKMKAVRASLRALKLAGVHGVAVEVWWGVVECFSPMIYDWSLYEALFRLISEAGLKLHAALSFHSDTRWTVKGKEGVSLPLWIMEIGARNKHIYYQDQKGMTNGDYLTLGVDHLPVLYTRSALQCYEDFIFNFVKNFGHSIGDLIQEISIGLGPSGELRYPAHPFADGRWMFPGIGEFQCYDKYMLADLKIAADQIGKPQWGNRGPQNAGDYNSSPSGAPFFEGGEGSFLSEYGHFFLNWYSGRLIEHADAILGKAAQILKRYLQKDHPSVTLVAKLGGIYWWYKTFSHPAELTAGYYNTETRDGYDSVTSMLSRHGAALHFPCLEMVDDETPSLYDCSPERLFKQIVDASKQNFVHLIGRNTNERFDKDGFWQIHANCCHPGNDAVKSFTFFRLTKQFFWHENWINFVPFIKMMSTNSY, translated from the exons ATGGCCGAAACTGCTGCTCTCCTTTCCCGGTATCCTCAACTGGGTAGCTGTTTTTCCAAGCAAGTTAGGTTTCAGAAGATTAATaatcttcattctttttcaactACTCCATTCTTTAGCAACCATTTTCTTGATCGACGCCTATTCACTTCCTCCAACAACAATTGCATTATCAG CATGGATGCCCGAGAGAAATCGAGTCGAAAAATAGTCAACTCCAAACGACATAAAATAGTTCCAGTGTATGTGATGCTGCCTGTTGATATTTTCGAAAGAGGTCCCTCTGGGATTGTGACACTTACGAA AATGAAGGCCGTAAGGGCGTCTCTGAGGGCACTCAAGCTTGCTGGTGTACATGGAGTAGCGGTTGAGGTTTGGTGGGGGGTTGTAGAATGTTTCTCTCCGATGATATATGATTGGTCGCTCTATGAAGCACTTTTTAGATTGATATCCGAGGCAGGATTGAAGTTGCATGCTGCCTTGTCATTTCATTCAGACACGCGCTGGACAGTTAAAGGGAAAGAGGGTGTGAGTCTTCCGCTGTGGATAATGGAG ATTGGTGCTCGCaacaaacatatatactaTCAAGATCAAAAGGGAATGACCAATGGTGATTACCTTACTCTTGGAGTCGATCATTTGCCTGTTTTATATACACGATCTGCCCTCCAGTGCTATGAAGACTTCATATTCAACTTTGTTAAGAATTTTGGTCACTCAATTGGAGACTTGATACAGGAAATAAGCATTGGTCTTGGCCCTTCTGGAGAGCTTAG GTATCCTGCACATCCTTTTGCTGATGGAAGATGGATGTTTCCAGGGATTGGCGAGTTTCAGTGCTATGACAAATACAT GTTGGCTGACTTGAAAATAGCTGCAGACCAAATAGGCAAGCCTCAGTGGGGGAACCGAGGCCCCCAAAATGCTGGTGACTACAATAGCTCCCCTTCTGGGGCTCCTTTCTTCGAAGGGGGAGAGGGAAGCTTTCTCTCTGAATAtggacatttttttctt aattGGTATAGTGGGAGATTGATTGAACATGCCGATGCTATTCTTGGGAAGGCAGCTCAAATATTGAAGAGGTATCTACAAAAGGATCATCCTTCAGTTACATTAGTGGCTAAGCTTGGTGGTATATACTGGTGGTACAAGACATTTTCTCATCCTGCAGAACTTACTGCTGGTTACTACAATACTGAAACCAGGGACGGTTACGATTCTGTAACTTCGATGTTGTCCCGTCATGGCGCTGCTTTACACTTCCC CTGCTTAGAAATGGTGGACGACGAAACACCCTCACTATATGACTGTAGTCCAGAGCGTTTGTTCAAACAG ATTGTGGACGCATCAAAACAGAACTTTGTTCATTTGATAGGAAGGAACACAAACGAAAGGTTTGACAAG GATGGGTTCTGGCAAATTCATGCCAATTGTTGTCATCCAGGAAACGATGCTGTTAAATCCTTCACTTTTTTCAGATTGACTAAGCAGTTTTTTTGGCATGAAAATTGGATCAACTTTGTTCCCTTTATCAAAATGATGAGCACTAATAGCTACTGA